One genomic region from Kwoniella dejecticola CBS 10117 chromosome 1, complete sequence encodes:
- a CDS encoding GMP synthase [glutamine-hydrolyzing], translated as MSSSTPAAATEEIHSLYDTILILDFGSQYSHLITRRCRELNVYCEMLPCTQKIADLSWKPAGIILSGSPYSVYAPDAPHVDPAVFELGVPILGICYGLQEIARTHGANVDAHTHREYGYAKIEVKKTGNKAQDALFEGIEMEEDGGLQVWMSHGDQLTSLPDNFSVVASTPTSPWTAIAHQSKPIYGVQFHPEVSHSPKGKEVIGAFVKNVCGIKGGWSMDSFIPKEIARIRQICGEKGQVIGAVSGGVDSTVAAKLMHEAIGDRFHAIMVDNGVLRKDEGAKVHQMLTVDLGVNLTVVDASELFLSRLKGVEDPEKKRKIIGNTFIEVFEEEAAKIEAAAEKEVETKGGDAKGKIEWLLQGTLYPDVIESISFKGPSATIKTHHNVGGLLEDMKLKLIEPLRELFKDEVRALGRLLNIPAHLVGRHPFPGPGLAIRILGEVTREQIKILQHADDIYIEEVRAAGLYDQISQAFVALLPVKAVGVAGDARTYDQVVALRAVSTEDFMTADWFVFPPQVLKKISSRITNEVKGVNRVVYDITSKPPGTVEWL; from the exons ATGTCGTCCTCTACTCCTGCCGCTGCTACCGAAGAGATTCACAGTCTGTACGATaccatcttgatccttgattTCGGATCTCAG TACTCGCACTTGATCACTCGAAGATGTCGTGAATTGAAC GTCTACTGCGAGATGTTACCTTGTACTCAAAAAATCGCCGACCTGAGCTGGAAACCAGCTG GTATCATCCTCTCTGGATCTCCTTATTCCGTGTACGCTCCCGACGCCCCGCATGTCGATCCAGCAGTATTCGAGCTGGGCGTGCCCATCCTGGGTATCTGTTATGGCCTGCAAGAGATCGCCAGGACCCACGGAGCGAATGTGGATGCCCACACCCATAGAGAGTATGGGTACGCGAAGatcgaagtgaagaagacgggCAATAAGGCGCAGGATGCGTTGTTTGAGGGCattgagatggaagaggatggggGTTTGCAA GTATGGATGTCTCACGGCGACCAACTCACTTCCCTCCCCGACAACTTCTCAGTAGTAGCCTCCACCCCCACTTCCCCATGGACAGCTATCGCTCACCAATCTAAACCTATCTACGGTGTCCAATTCCACCCCGAGGTATCGCACTCGCCAAAGGGTAAAGAAGTCATTGGCGCTTTCGTGAAGAACGTTTGTGGGATCAAGGGCGGATGGTCGATGGACAGCTTCATCCCTAAAGAAATTGCTCGGATTAGACAGATTTGCGGAGAGAAGGGTCAAGTGATTGGTGCTGTCTCAGGAGGAGTTGATTCAACTGTGGCTGCTAAGTTGATGCACGAAGCTATTGGTGATCG ATTCCACGCTATCATGGTCGACAACGGTGTCTTGCGAAAAGACGAGGGTGCTAAAGTGCATCAAATGTTGACTGTGGATCTCGGAGTCAATTTGACGGTTGTCGATGCTTCTGAATTGTTCTTATCGCGATTAAAGGGTGTTGAAGAtccagagaagaagaggaagatcattGGAAATACCTTCATCGAAGtgttcgaagaggaagccgccaagatcgaagctgcagctgagaaggaagtcGAGACTAAGGGAGGTGACGCCAAGGGAAAGATTGAATGGTTGTTACAAGGTACCCTCTACCCGGATGTCATCGAGAGTATATCCTTCAAAGGTCCCAGTGCGACCATCAAGACTCATCACAATGTCGGTGGATTGTTGGAGGatatgaagttgaagttgattgAACCTCTCCGAGAATTGTTCAAGG ACGAAGTTCGAGCTCTTGGTAGACTGCTCAATATTCCGGCTCACTTGGTAGGCCGACACCCATTCCCTGGACCAGGTCTCGCCATCCGTATCCTCGGAGAAGTTACCCGAGAACAGATCAAGATCCTGCAACACGCCGACGATATCTACATCGAGGAAGTCCGCGCTGCAGGATTATACGACCAGATTTCGCAAGCCTTCGTCGCCTTGTTACCTGTCAAGGCGGTCGGTGTAGCTGGAGACGCAAGGACGTATGACCAAGTGGTAGCTCTCCGAGCGGTATCGACGGAGGATTTCATGACTGCCGACTGGTTTGTGTTCCCTCCTCAAGTCCTGAAAAAGATCTCTTCTAGAATCACAAACGAAGTTAAGGGAGTCAACAGGGTCGTATATGATATCACCTCGAAACCGCCTGGAACCGTTGAATGGCTTTAG